Proteins encoded by one window of Ulvibacter sp. MAR_2010_11:
- a CDS encoding peptidoglycan-binding protein, with protein sequence MKKNSYKKELSIKATQKRNGPDNNKKDIMKIQAWLSLYAIQNPSAGTSTAIDGDFGPATEKAVRNFQEAMSLPVSGVVTQNLFVHLCAPMTDAFEKPLISTELRELVVEAAENHLANYAYELQIKGASNSGPWVRAYMDGNEGSVWYWCMGFVQTIIDQAASAQGKNFKTLFPLTYSCDTVGTVGLEKGLLTRYQKIRATPSIIKPGDIFLLQKSTLDWIHTGIITAVRNDVIETIEGNTNLAGSRNGIAVMKRTRNFQQSKLDVFSIEPLV encoded by the coding sequence ATGAAAAAGAACTCCTATAAAAAAGAATTATCGATTAAAGCCACGCAAAAGCGCAATGGCCCGGACAACAATAAAAAGGATATCATGAAAATTCAAGCCTGGCTCTCATTGTATGCTATCCAAAATCCCAGCGCCGGCACCTCGACAGCAATCGACGGGGACTTTGGACCTGCCACCGAAAAGGCAGTGAGAAACTTTCAAGAGGCTATGAGTCTTCCTGTTTCAGGTGTTGTTACACAGAACCTGTTTGTTCATTTGTGCGCTCCAATGACCGATGCATTCGAAAAACCGCTTATATCCACCGAGCTTAGAGAATTGGTCGTGGAAGCTGCCGAAAATCATCTGGCAAATTATGCCTACGAACTGCAAATTAAAGGTGCCTCTAACAGTGGTCCATGGGTTCGGGCATATATGGACGGTAACGAAGGCTCCGTTTGGTATTGGTGTATGGGCTTCGTGCAAACCATTATCGATCAGGCCGCGAGTGCACAAGGCAAAAATTTCAAGACATTGTTTCCTTTAACCTATAGTTGCGATACGGTTGGTACTGTCGGACTCGAAAAAGGGTTACTTACCCGCTATCAAAAAATTAGAGCCACTCCTTCGATTATAAAACCGGGTGATATTTTTCTTTTACAGAAATCTACATTAGACTGGATTCATACGGGTATCATCACGGCAGTTCGCAACGACGTAATAGAAACTATAGAAGGTAATACCAACTTAGCAGGCTCCCGAAACGGAATTGCTGTAATGAAACGAACGCGCAATTTTCAGCAATCGAAACTGGACGTTTTTTCAATTGAACCTTTGGTGTAA
- a CDS encoding biotin-dependent carboxyltransferase family protein → MIEVVSGGLYTSLQDLGRYGYRKYGVPLSGAMDSFSAELANRLVGNAPSEAVMEITYIGPVLRFLCHTQIAIAGAGFSPTVNNIEIPLNTRIDIAKDSLLKFGLPDYGMRAYLSVAKGFQSEKVFDSYSYYEGITSKQTIATGDFLEISPSVEFHDNATASVKVRKIYFSSEAIEVTPGPEFHHFTKSFQQKLIQTRGPILAESNRMAYLLNGFESYSAPEMITAPVQPGTVQLTPSGKCVILMRDAQTTGGYARILQLTEASINILAQKRAGEIIQFKLI, encoded by the coding sequence ATGATTGAAGTTGTTTCAGGCGGATTGTACACCTCACTCCAGGATTTGGGACGCTATGGATATCGTAAGTACGGCGTTCCATTAAGCGGTGCAATGGACAGCTTTTCGGCCGAATTGGCAAACAGGTTGGTTGGTAATGCTCCTTCCGAAGCCGTTATGGAAATCACCTATATAGGTCCGGTGCTACGTTTTCTTTGTCATACACAAATCGCCATAGCCGGTGCGGGTTTTTCTCCAACGGTAAACAACATTGAAATTCCGTTAAATACAAGAATTGACATTGCGAAGGACAGCCTCTTAAAATTCGGACTTCCAGATTACGGAATGCGGGCTTATTTGTCGGTTGCAAAGGGATTTCAGTCTGAAAAAGTGTTTGACAGTTATAGTTATTACGAAGGTATTACTTCAAAGCAAACCATAGCAACCGGAGATTTTTTAGAGATTTCTCCGAGTGTTGAATTTCATGATAACGCAACTGCTTCCGTTAAAGTGAGAAAGATCTATTTTTCTTCTGAAGCAATTGAAGTAACTCCGGGACCCGAATTTCATCATTTTACGAAATCGTTTCAGCAAAAATTAATTCAAACAAGAGGACCCATTCTAGCCGAAAGCAATAGGATGGCATATTTGCTAAACGGATTTGAAAGTTATTCGGCACCCGAAATGATTACAGCACCGGTACAACCCGGAACGGTTCAATTAACGCCTTCCGGAAAATGTGTAATTCTTATGCGTGATGCACAGACTACTGGAGGTTACGCCCGAATTTTACAACTTACGGAAGCGAGCATCAACATTCTGGCTCAGAAGAGGGCAGGAGAGATAATACAATTCAAACTTATTTAG
- the pxpB gene encoding 5-oxoprolinase subunit PxpB, with protein sequence MTASPTFQLVGKHTILVSWEPIISEEIHSKVLQLEQYVTAFFSEEIIETVIAYHSVAIYLHEKTSAEVFLNKLEKSEWDKKQQVSNKKYIITIPVCYSEAFGTDLSEVAKLHKLTIPEVIALHIQPYYKVYFLGFLPGFPYLGGLDKQLHTPRRQTPRPYIDKGSVGVGGAQTGIYTLDSPGGWNILGRTPLHFFSAIKNPPVLVQPGDYVRFQAISRKKYDDISSQIDLGTYKLQKEVYHD encoded by the coding sequence ATGACAGCATCACCCACATTTCAACTAGTTGGTAAACATACAATTCTCGTAAGTTGGGAGCCAATTATTAGTGAAGAAATTCATAGTAAAGTTCTTCAGTTGGAACAATATGTGACCGCTTTTTTTTCTGAAGAAATAATTGAAACGGTTATTGCCTATCATTCGGTTGCTATATATTTACACGAAAAGACTTCGGCTGAAGTGTTTTTGAACAAATTGGAAAAAAGTGAATGGGATAAGAAGCAACAAGTTTCCAATAAAAAATATATAATTACCATCCCGGTTTGTTATTCCGAAGCATTTGGCACAGACCTTTCTGAAGTGGCAAAATTGCACAAACTCACAATTCCGGAAGTAATTGCCCTGCATATACAACCCTACTACAAGGTTTACTTTTTAGGCTTCTTACCCGGCTTTCCTTATTTGGGTGGTTTGGACAAACAATTGCACACGCCCAGAAGACAGACACCACGTCCTTACATCGATAAAGGGTCGGTTGGAGTTGGAGGAGCACAAACCGGAATTTATACTTTAGATTCCCCCGGTGGATGGAATATATTAGGCAGAACTCCTTTGCATTTCTTTTCAGCAATAAAAAATCCTCCTGTTTTAGTACAGCCGGGAGATTACGTGCGTTTTCAGGCAATTTCAAGAAAGAAATACGACGATATTTCATCTCAAATTGACCTCGGAACTTACAAACTACAGAAGGAGGTGTATCATGATTGA
- a CDS encoding LamB/YcsF family protein produces the protein MNVTIDINADVGEGKGNDAVLMPMLSSCSIACGGHFGTDETMRETVQLAKKFHVKIGAHPSFPDRDNFGRKVLTLTKSELSEAVFNQLLHFYAVCETEEIPVHHIKLHGALYNYAAKDAPTADAIVEAIVATKVRPKLYVPYESILAKKAENLLPLVFEAFIDRRYNDNLSLVDRTLENAIIHDPEAAWLQLKEMVQKGLVTTVNNTKNAITASTFCIHGDHKNALAILTFITSKLKEHSIVVK, from the coding sequence TTGAATGTAACTATCGATATAAACGCCGATGTAGGCGAAGGGAAAGGAAATGATGCCGTGTTAATGCCTATGCTGTCCTCTTGTAGTATTGCGTGTGGGGGTCACTTTGGCACAGACGAAACCATGCGGGAAACAGTTCAATTGGCAAAGAAATTCCATGTTAAAATTGGGGCACATCCGTCTTTTCCCGATAGAGATAATTTTGGACGAAAAGTACTCACTCTTACTAAAAGCGAATTGTCTGAAGCCGTATTTAATCAATTGTTACATTTTTATGCGGTTTGTGAAACTGAAGAAATCCCGGTACATCATATAAAACTACACGGGGCCTTGTACAATTATGCCGCGAAGGACGCACCTACTGCCGATGCAATTGTTGAAGCAATCGTGGCTACAAAGGTAAGACCAAAGCTCTATGTTCCGTACGAATCGATTTTGGCAAAGAAAGCCGAAAATCTGCTTCCTTTGGTATTCGAAGCCTTTATTGACCGTCGCTATAACGACAATCTTTCTCTGGTGGATAGAACTTTGGAAAATGCCATCATTCACGACCCGGAAGCAGCCTGGCTTCAGCTGAAAGAGATGGTGCAAAAAGGATTGGTGACGACGGTTAACAACACTAAGAACGCCATAACGGCTTCTACATTTTGTATTCATGGGGATCATAAAAACGCATTGGCAATTCTAACCTTTATTACAAGTAAATTGAAGGAACATTCAATAGTTGTAAAATGA